From Trueperaceae bacterium, a single genomic window includes:
- the rpsQ gene encoding 30S ribosomal protein S17 — MKRILQGRVVSDAADKTVSVRVERRFKHPLYGKVVSVSKKYLAHDEENQYGVGDIVEITAARPISKRKRFTVTRLVEKARG, encoded by the coding sequence ATGAAGAGGATCCTGCAGGGCCGCGTGGTTTCGGATGCGGCCGACAAGACAGTGAGCGTGCGCGTCGAACGGCGCTTCAAGCACCCGCTCTACGGCAAGGTCGTGAGCGTGTCGAAGAAGTACCTGGCGCACGACGAAGAGAACCAGTACGGCGTCGGCGACATCGTCGAGATCACCGCCGCCAGGCCCATCAGCAAGCGCAAGCGGTTCACCGTTACGCGTCTTGTGGAGAAGGCGAGAGGCTAG
- the rpmC gene encoding 50S ribosomal protein L29: MKPNEIRNLAPDEIRAEVEKRREELLDLRFQAAVGQASNPRRIRVAKREIAQLLTIAKEKEAR; the protein is encoded by the coding sequence ATGAAGCCCAATGAGATCCGGAACCTCGCTCCCGACGAGATCCGGGCCGAGGTCGAGAAGAGACGCGAAGAACTCCTCGACCTGCGCTTCCAGGCTGCCGTCGGGCAGGCGTCGAACCCCCGTCGTATCCGCGTTGCGAAGCGTGAGATCGCGCAACTGCTGACGATCGCCAAGGAGAAAGAAGCCCGATGA